The DNA region TGTAGAGTCGAGACCCGTCCCAATCTTCAGGATGTGAGGTTCTTCTTCGGTACCCACATTGATCTCCTATGTCGGCTccacggaagtgagttggcagttctcaaggcggcgcaaactctcttctatctcgggcactcgaccatcctcgtcgagtccttccccgaagtatatgggtcgggaCTCCTTAAAGAGTtcctcggatgggttcgaatcgacgcgtCGAAGACTCaaattcgagtggagcctggcgatttaaataaattgtcttagaaaatttaaagtgctgcgaataaatgagagagaaagaaagaagacgaGAGAGTTctgaaaaatgcatgtagggattttattaatgatgagggcgcaatgccataacaagaatccctcttccgtcgtgtggcttatggctatgccgacacgcggggaataacaaaacatagatggccttacacatcggcgattacaGCTGAGtaacgcgggactgaggtccagtcgttgagttcctcattttcctgaGCGAGACGGATGTAAGCCCCTGGAGTTGTGTCCTCGGTGACGACGCATATGTTTGGCAGGTCAACAGGCTCGCTGTCTGAATCCGAGGAGAGACCGTCAAGTGTACCCCCGACGATGTGTGGAGGCCCAGGAAAAAAGTAGGAGAGCGGCTGAACcgggatgcccctgttgatcttcccATAGCGTGCAGCGAGACGGTGAAGGTGCTTGCCCCTGCGGGCCTCAATAATCTCGTGacaggaagggcgaaaaccgagtcccctcctgttcttgtactcttcgacctcgatggggcggttgatcccctGCCCATGTGCTCCGAGTccggtgccgggaatgtaattgtggcgcagCAAAACCTTCCCCACCATGCGGTCAGCGCGGGTTGGACcgatctctccgtagtctcgaatgacggagattgtttcaaatgaatggaaggggaggttTTGATCGTCCTCGATACTAATGTAGGGGACAGCTGTCTCCTTGTAAATGGCGTAGTCCTCCTCACCCTTGACCGTGATAAGTCGATCTTCTGCGATGAATTTGATCCTTTGGCGTAGGGACGAAGGAACAGCGCCAGCCGCATGGATCcacggtctcccgagcaacaagcTGAAAGCATTCGGAATGTCTAGGACTTGGAACGTAACAGCGAATGAGCAGGGACCCACCTCGATCACCAGGTCGATCTCTCCATTTACTTCCCTCCGCAACccatcgaaggctcgaaccgcaGTCTTGCTCGGACGGATGCGATTaaagtccacgttcatctgcttcagcGTGGAAACAGGGCAAACATTGAGTGCCGAGCCATTGTCGATCGTGACCCGACCGATGATAAAgttattgcacttgcagacaatgtgtagtGCCCGCGAGTATGCCCACCCTTCTGAGGGAAGTTCATCATCTGAGAATGAAATGTTGTTGGAGAAGATCGAACTGATAGTCTCCTCAATCCGCTCCGGAGCCGTCTCTTTGGGGATCTGCGCTGCTGTCAAGACCTTCAGAAGCGCTTCACGATGTGGCTCTAAACCCAAGAGGAGGGCGAGTAGCGAAATATGGGCTGGAgacttggccatttgctctaccaccttatactcgctcgccttaattatcttcatgaaggcctcagcttcttcttcagtcacATTCTTCTGGGGAATGGACGAGGCTTCCGAGGCGACTTTGGGCATTGCcagggctttccctttgtttgcGGCCTTCGGATTTTCATAGACTCGACCCGAAcgcgtcacgcccatgacgTTAAATTGACTCTCGAGGTTCCCAACACTTCCTTCGTAGATCCACGGGACCTTGCTGTCTTAATATGGCTCTCGTGCGGGGACTTCTATCACGAATGGGGTGGGTGTGGCATCGAACCCTGCATACTCTACACCAGTTTCTGCAGGAACATATTCGATCACAAACGGGGCCGGTTCCTCCTGTTCGGTCTCGTACTCCCCTATAGCGCAAATACCGATCATGTTAATGCTGGGTCCCGAGCTTGACCCGtgatcaggaagaggatttgattgcacgttcgggggtttgacggcgttgaaCGTGAGCTGCTTATCATCAATCATCTGTTGGATCCTCTCCCGTAACTTCCAACAATTGTCAGTGGTGTGACCGGGTGCGCCCTAATGGTACTCGCAGCGCCGActctgatcttggatggttgggtcGAAATCAGGGTTAGGTGCTATCGATCGGATCTTGTTACCCGCGAGGAGTTGCCGGTATATGTGGGAGAGCGGAGCCGGCAGAGGTGTGAACTGTTTACGCCGAGTTTGTGTTGCGATGCCCTATGGGTCCTGCAGAGCCGGAGCCCGTTGCACcggctgaggagttctcgaagccgggggccTACTTTGTTGAATCGGAGGAGGAGCAGGGGCATAATTATGGGCGTATTGCTGCGAGACCGACGACGGAAAGGAAGCCGGCGGAGCGGAATAGTAAGCTTGCTATGTTGGGGGTTGTTGTTGATAATGCACCGAAGGTGGGGCATACGCTTGAGTGGCCGGTGGTGCGGGCGTGTAACTTATGGAATATTACTGGGGAGCCTGGTGCCCTGAGTTGACAGCGTTGACGGATGTGTCTTTCCCTCTCCTGTTTCCCGCTGTCCCAGTGGCAGCCCTCTTCGAGGactctccttcctttttctcggCCGGACCTTCTATCTTGCCGAGCTTAATGCCGATGTCGAGCTTCTTTCCGGCGTCGATAAGGTTGGAGAATGAAGACATGTGGGCCAACAAGTGCAAGTAGTAGGCCCCTTTAAGagtggagtggaataattggaTCTGCTGTGCCTCACTTATCGGAGGGACATGCTTCGCCACTCTAGCCCGCCACTTCACTGCATAGGCCTCGAAGCCCTGGTCACCGGTCATCTCCATCGTGCTGAGCTCCAGCAGAGTCGGGGGCGTCTCCGCACAGTACCTGTATtggtcgatgaatttgctCGAGAGGTCTGTCCACGTGGGGATATCCGCAGCTTTCAGTGACATGTACCAATCCAGAGCCGCTCCTGCCAAACTATCCTGGAACGTATGGATGACGAACTCTTCGTAGTTCCAGTACTGTAGCATTTTTCCCcggtagtgacggagatggtgacgaGGGTCGGTGGTGCTGTAGTACCTCTGAAATTCAGGTACCTTAATCTTTGGGGGTAGCTGCATACCTGGGAAAAGACTCCAATCGCCATCGCCGGCATCGAGGCGGGAGCCGCCTGATTGTAGGGCTCGGATATTCTCTTCCAACTTCTTCAATCTTTGTTCCTACTCAGTCCCCGTTTCCGGGAGAAAATTTGTGGGTGGAGCTCTAGGAGCCGCGTGGTTCGGCATGCCAGGTTCAGAGTAAGCTATATTTATGGGAGGTAGAGCTTGGTAAGAAAGGTCGAtgtggggttgtggagcttggtacgGGGGAGGTTCAGCAGTGTGAGCAGGAGCCTGGGCAGTTGTAGGCAGGAATATGATTGGCGGTGGGACAGCGGAAGTCGGAGCTGGGACCGACGCAGAAACCGGAACCGGGACTGATGTGGAGATCGGTGGAGGTACGAGCGTAGGTGGTTCCAACATTGTCGCTGAAGCAGGTGGTGCTGGAAGATTGTTAACCAGATGGGCCGCCGGCGCGTTCACTATCGTTAAGGCAGACGTATCTCCATTATCGGGGATCAAGGTCGGCTGGGCCCATGGGCTTGGATCGACCGCTGGCCCGTACCCAGGAGGTGGGgtgaagctcgaagaagcgCGATTTGGGCCTTTAAGTagggccatgagctcggccatATTGGTGGCCATGGTAGCAGCCAGTTGATTGACCGTGCTCTCAAGTACTGCAATACGTGCACGATCATCAGCTGCGGAAGATGACTGCCCTCCTGAATATACCGGGTGTGGGCCCGAGGATACAGGTGGAGGAAGATGAGTCGGGGAAGCTCCCCAATGTGCTGGTGGCACGCCTGCAGGAGACACGTGTGGTGGTGGCGCATGCATAGTCGGTGCTTGAGAATGAATTGGGGTGATAGGCGTATCCTCCTCAAAGACAgctaattgattttcttctgccattctttgctggaaACGAGTGGGATATCGATGAGGTGTCGCCAGTTGTTAACACCTGAATTCCATAAGTGCGTGAGTTTAATGTAAGAAATTATCTCTAAAATAACATGCAAAGCAGcgaataaaagaagaaatgcatgagatgcatgaattttcaaaaactaatgctgtcattcatattaactctgaatggttcaaagtgcaatacaaattttgaaaagatagtcCTAAGTCGGTCTTCCAACGTGCCCGAGGTGCAAGCCACCGTCACCATGGAAAGCACCGGTGAGGGCCTGGTTgaggtgtctatcctaggatGTACGTGGACCTACACGGGCCCTCTTCCTGGCCCTTTCCAAAGCAGCGTTCGCTTGCGCCAACTCCTGGTCACGCCTCTGGAGTTGGGCGCGGGTCTGGGCAAGTTCCTTCTGTAGTTGGTGCTGATTGCCCAGCTGCTCATTCTTCTCGGTGATCTCTCGGCGGAGGCGATCCCTTTCAACCCTGAGATTGGTGAGCTCAGCTATGGTCATGTCCGGTACCGGTGCCCCGGATGATGTGCTACTTTCTACCGGAGGGGAATCTGTGAAATCGTCATTCTCTGATGGACCCCATCGATAAAAGCGGAGGATATATTCCTCTGTGGCTTGAAAGTCCCGTTCATCTTGGGTcaggtgctcggggaagtaaagaTGTTCGATGACCGTAGTCCGTCATGTGGTCATAACCCGTTCGATTTCACTTAGGCGATCTATGGACGTCtggtcctcccgccaagtatgttcGAACTCGGTTCGCGCCGTACCTTTGGGAACTGTCTGTAAGCCACCTAactgcctcactactcgcgccGGAAAATAGGTGGTAgaccccgcatggctcacAAGTGGTACTCCGTTAAAATCAGGACATTTAAGAgtcatgggtccgggtggcatccacgcggcgcgccatttaaagccctttggtgctatttcgcgaaaaattttgatccactcggagaCCTTGCGTTCCTCCACACGCAACAGAGGTAGTAACCGCGAAATGATAGACTCTGGACGTGTGAAAAACATAACCGGACGAACAAggccgaaggggtttgcatggctttggagccaaatttgcaaaaggattggggaccctctcaaccttcgatcggtCTTTCTTGTAACGCGATCAAGGGATCGTATGGTCTCGGCCAACAAGGCCACCTCGTATTCGCGACCTccaaccacttggaggacaacgctagctaaggctgcgtcaatgtgaccggccgagcgagggaataatagagtcccgaaaattaagaataagatTGCAtgacaaaaattcttttgtaaaaGATCCCCTTGAACCTCGCGCGTTCGTATTTCAATAAAACGGAGTAGTTTCGCGGTGACTATCTCTGTGCCACTGgaatatgcaagttcggcTTGTTGCTGAGACCTTTGCACCCCAAGTAGACGCGATATCAAAACAAGTCGGGTGGTGTGGAAGTTAGGTTCCACAATGTCGCGGGTGGCTGCAATTCTTCCGACGAGAGTGCGATATTCCTCAATGGTAGGTGTGAGCTCGGTACCTTGGATGTTGAAAACGGCGTGGACTGGGTCCCAAAATGTCACCACTGCTCCCAAGAAGTTCCAATCCACTCGGCACATGGCTAGCATTGGTATATACCCAACAAAGGTACTGATGTAATTGCGGTTGACTTGATGTAGATGAGCCCAGATGTGACTGATTTCCTCGAGTGGTGGCGTGATCCTGTCGAGGTGTGGAAAGGAGACCGAGCGCGCcatctcttaccaagatgaaaggaaaaccgatttaggactagttaatacaaatgacgcctaattttgaaattagatgatgcatgggtacagaaaataaatgcctacggcttaatgtatacaacg from Punica granatum isolate Tunisia-2019 chromosome 3, ASM765513v2, whole genome shotgun sequence includes:
- the LOC116200427 gene encoding proline-rich receptor-like protein kinase PERK2, translated to MTIAELTNLRVERDRLRREITEKNEQLGNQHQLQKELAQTRAQLQRRDQELAQANAALERARKRARQRMAEENQLAVFEEDTPITPIHSQAPTMHAPPPHVSPAGVPPAHWGASPTHLPPPVSSGPHPVYSGGQSSSAADDRARIAVLESTVNQLAATMATNMAELMALLKGPNRASSSFTPPPGYGPAVDPSPWAQPTLIPDNGDTSALTIVNAPAAHLVNNLPAPPASATMLEPPTLVPPPISTSVPVPVSASVPAPTSAVPPPIIFLPTTAQAPAHTAEPPPYQAPQPHIDLSYQALPPINIAYSEPGMPNHAAPRAPPTNFLPETGTE